One Dama dama isolate Ldn47 chromosome 31, ASM3311817v1, whole genome shotgun sequence genomic window carries:
- the SCAF4 gene encoding SR-related and CTD-associated factor 4 isoform X2, translating into MDAVNAFNQELFSLMDMKPPISRAKMILITKAAIKAIKLYKHVVQIVEKFIKKCKPEYKVPGLYVIDSIVRQSRHQFGTDKDVFGPRFSKNITATFQYLYLCPSEDKSKIVRVLNLWQKNGVFKIEIIQPLLDMAAGTSNAAPVTENVTNNEGSPPPPVKVTSEPPQATANSVPTVPQLPSSDAFAAVAQLFQTTQGQQLQQILQTFQQPPKPQSPAIDNAVMAQVQAITAQLKTAPTQPPEQKAAFPPPEQKTAFDKKLLDRFDYDDEPEAVEESKKEDAVAPSATTTPAPAAVVPTTPAAAAAPSVAAPTASPPQAPFGFPGDGMPQPAYTQHQNMDQFPPRMMTVQQDPVHHQVPLPPNGQMPGFGLLPTPPFPPMAQPVIPPTPPVQQPFQTSFQAQNEPLTQKAHQEMEVEQPCIQEAKRHISDHRKSRSRSASRSPKRRRSRSGSRSRRSRHRRSRSRSRDRRRHSPRSRSQERRDREKERERRQKGLPQIKAETASVCSTTLWVGQLDKRTTQQDVASLLEEFGPIESINMIPPRGCAYIVMVHRQDAYRALQKLSRGNYKVNQKSIKIAWALNKGIKADYKQYWDVELGVTYIPWDKVKPEELESFCEGGMLDSDTLNPDWKGIPKKHENEVAQNGGTETAHTEAVSPIPKPLPVPVPPIPVPAPITVPPPQVPPHQPGPPVVGALQPPAFTPPLGIPPPGFGPGVPPPPPPPPFLRPGFNPMHLPPGFLPPGPPPPITPPVSIPPPHTPPISIPNLVSGARGNAESGDSVKMYGSAVPPAAPTNLPTPPVTQPVSLLGTQGVAPGPVIGLQAPSTGLLGARPGLIPLQRPPGMPPPHLQRFPLMPPRPMPPHMMHRGPPPGPGGFGMPPPHGMKGPFPPHGPFVRPGGMPGLGGPGPGPGGPEDRDGRQPPPPQPQQQQQQPPPQQPPPAQQPPPAQQQPQPFRNDSRQQQFNSGRDQERFGRRSFGNRVENDRERYGNRTDDRERREWGRRSPDRDRHRDLEDRDRRASGHRDRERDSRDRESRREKEESRGKEKPEGADRAGTNKTVEPPTSQAGNVDTASELPKGEPGPAVAKPSEELPAEATSSVDPEKDPSSAAEAPR; encoded by the exons ctcttttcaCTTATGGATATGAAACCTCCCATCTCTCGAGCCAAGATGATTCTCATCACGAAAGCTGCTATTAAAGCTATAAag cttTATAAGCATGTGGTTCAAATAGTAGAAAAGTTCATCAAAAAG TGTAAACCAGAATACAAGGTTCCAGGATTATATGTAATTGACTCAATTGTGCGACAGTCTCGTCATCAGTTTGGAACTGATAAAGATGTTTTTGGGCCAAGATTCTCTAAAAACATAACTGCCACATTCCAATATCTGTATCTTTGTCCATCTGAAGATAAG AGTAAAATAGTTCGTGTATTGAACCTTTGGCAAAAAAATGGAGTAttcaaaattgaaattattcAGCCTCTTTTGGACATGGCAGCAGGAACCAGTAATGCTGCTCCAGTAACAGAAAATGTTACTAATAATGAAG gttcACCTCCACCTCCAGTTAAAGTTACTTCTGAACCCCCACAAGCCACTGCAAACTCTGTACCAACTGTACCACAGTTGCCCAGCTCTGATGCTTTTGCTGCTGTGGCCCAACTGTTTCAGACAACTCAAGGTCAACAG CTTCAGCAGATCCTTCAGACTTTTCAACAGCCTCCAAAACCACAGTCTCCCGCCATTGACAATGCTGTGATGGCTCAGGTTCAGGCTATCACAGCTCAGTTAAAGACAGCTCCTACACAACCACCTGAACAAAAAGCTGCTTTCCCCCCACCTGAACAAAAAACTGCATTTGACAAG AAGCTACTTGATAGATTTGATTATGATGATGAGCCAGAAGCTGTGGAAGAATCCAAGAAAGAAGATGCTGTTGCCCCCTCGGCCACCACAACACCTGCTCCTGCCGCTGTTGTGCCCACTAcgcctgctgctgccgccgcaCCTTCTGTGGCTGCGCCCACTGCCTCTCCTCCACAGGCACCCTT TGGGTTTCCTGGAGATGGCATGCCACAACCAGCATATACCCAACATCAGAACATGGATCAGTTCCCGCCTCGAATGATGACAGTGCAGCAGGATCCAGTGCACCATCAG gtTCCACTTCCTCCTAATGGACAGATGCCAGGCTTTGGCCTTCTTCCTACACCTCCGTTTCCTCCCATGGCTCAGCCCGTGATTCCTCCAACTCCACCTGTGCAGCAGCCCTTCCAAACTTCCTTTCAGGCACAAAATGAGCCACTTACACAGAAGGCACATCAG gaaatggaAGTAGAACAACCTTGTATTCAAGAGGCTAAGCGGCACATATCTGATCACAGAAAGTCAAGATCTAGATCGGCATCCAG GTCACCAAAAAGGAGACGATCTCGATCTGGTTCTAGATCTCGAAGGTCTCGTCATCGACGTTCTCGATCTCGGTCCAGAGATAGACGCCGACATTCTCCTCGGTCTCGATCCCAAGAACGACGGGatcgagaaaaggaaagagagcgCCGACAAAAAGGCCTTCCTCAGATCAAAGCGGAAACCGCGAGTG tttGTAGTACTACACTCTGGGTAGGACAGCTGGACAAAAGGACTACTCAGCAGGATGTTGCCAGTCTTTTAGAAGAGTTTGGTCCAATTGAATCAATTAAC ATGATCCCTCCCAGAGGTTGTGCCTATATTGTTATGGTTCATAGGCAAGACGCTTACCGTGCCCTGCAGAAACTCAGCCGAGGGAACTACAAAGTGAACCAGAAATCCATAAAG ATTGCCTGGGCCCTAAACAAAGGAATAAAGGCAGATTATAAGCAGTATTGGGATGTAGAACTTGGTGTTACTTATATTCCATGGGACAAAGTCAAGCCTGAAGAACTGGAGAGTTTCTGTGAAGGAGGAATGTTGGACAGTGATACACTTAATCCAG ATTGGAagggaattcccaagaagcatgaaaatgaagttgctcaaaATGGAGGAACCGAAACCGCACACACAGAAGCAGTGTCACCCATCCCTAAACCTCTGCCTGTGCCTGTCCCTCCCATCCCTGTGCCCGCGCCTATAACAGTGCCGCCTCCACAG gtcCCTCCACATCAGCCAGGACCTCCTGTAGTTGGTGCTCTCCAGCCACCTGCTTTCACGCCTCCTTTGGGAATTCCACCTCCAGGTTTTGGTCCTGgtgttcctcctcctccacctccgccACCATTTTTGCGCCCAGGATTCAACCCAATGCATTTGCCACCAG GTTTTCTTCCTCCTGGACCCCCACCTCCTATAACTCCACCAGTATCCATTCCTCCTCCTCACACTCCACCAATAAGCATCCCAAACT TGGTGTCTGGGGCTAGAGGAAACGCCGAGTCTGGTGACAGTGTGAAAATGTATGGCTCTGCCGTGCCACCTGCTGCACCCACGAATCTGCCTACCCCTCCTGTAACCCAGCCTGTTTCACTTCTTG GTACCCAAGGAGTTGCGCCAGGTCCCGTCATTGGGCTCCAGGCCCCATCCACCGGTCTCCTCGGTGCCCGGCCTGGCCTGATCCCACTCCAGCGCCCACCAGGAATGCCGCCACCTCACTTACAGCGGTTTCCCTTGATGCCACCTCGGCCCATGCCTCCACACATGATGCACCGAGGTCCACCGCCAGGCCCGGGGGGCTTCGGAATGCCTCCGCCTCACGGAATGAAAGGCCCCTTCCCACCCCACGGCCCCTTCGTCAGGCCTGGCGGGATGCCGGGGCTCGGGGGCCCGGGGCCAGGCCCAGGGGGCCCCGAGGACCGCGACGGAAGACAGCCGCCACCGccgcagccgcagcagcagcagcaacagccgcCGCCACAGCAGCCGCCGCCGGCCCAGCAGCCGCCGCCggcccagcagcagccacagccGTTCAGAAACGACAGCAGGCAGCAGCAGTTCAATTCAGGTAGAGACCAAGAGAGGTTTGGAAGAAGATCCTTTGGAAATAGGGTGGAGAATGACCGGGAACGGTACGGGAACCGTACCGATGACCGAGAGAGGAGAGAGTGGGGAAGGAGGAGCCCCGACCGGGACAGGCACCGAGACCTGGAGGACAGGGACAGACGCGCTAGCGGGCATCGAGACAGAGAGAGGGATTCCAGG
- the SCAF4 gene encoding SR-related and CTD-associated factor 4 isoform X1, protein MDAVNAFNQELFSLMDMKPPISRAKMILITKAAIKAIKLYKHVVQIVEKFIKKCKPEYKVPGLYVIDSIVRQSRHQFGTDKDVFGPRFSKNITATFQYLYLCPSEDKSKIVRVLNLWQKNGVFKIEIIQPLLDMAAGTSNAAPVTENVTNNEGSPPPPVKVTSEPPQATANSVPTVPQLPSSDAFAAVAQLFQTTQGQQLQQILQTFQQPPKPQSPAIDNAVMAQVQAITAQLKTAPTQPPEQKAAFPPPEQKTAFDKKLLDRFDYDDEPEAVEESKKEDAVAPSATTTPAPAAVVPTTPAAAAAPSVAAPTASPPQAPFGFPGDGMPQPAYTQHQNMDQFPPRMMTVQQDPVHHQVPLPPNGQMPGFGLLPTPPFPPMAQPVIPPTPPVQQPFQTSFQAQNEPLTQKAHQEMEVEQPCIQEAKRHISDHRKSRSRSASRSPKRRRSRSGSRSRRSRHRRSRSRSRDRRRHSPRSRSQERRDREKERERRQKGLPQIKAETASVCSTTLWVGQLDKRTTQQDVASLLEEFGPIESINMIPPRGCAYIVMVHRQDAYRALQKLSRGNYKVNQKSIKIAWALNKGIKADYKQYWDVELGVTYIPWDKVKPEELESFCEGGMLDSDTLNPDWKGIPKKHENEVAQNGGTETAHTEAVSPIPKPLPVPVPPIPVPAPITVPPPQVPPHQPGPPVVGALQPPAFTPPLGIPPPGFGPGVPPPPPPPPFLRPGFNPMHLPPGFLPPGPPPPITPPVSIPPPHTPPISIPNSTIAGINEDTTKDLSIGNPIPTVVSGARGNAESGDSVKMYGSAVPPAAPTNLPTPPVTQPVSLLGTQGVAPGPVIGLQAPSTGLLGARPGLIPLQRPPGMPPPHLQRFPLMPPRPMPPHMMHRGPPPGPGGFGMPPPHGMKGPFPPHGPFVRPGGMPGLGGPGPGPGGPEDRDGRQPPPPQPQQQQQQPPPQQPPPAQQPPPAQQQPQPFRNDSRQQQFNSGRDQERFGRRSFGNRVENDRERYGNRTDDRERREWGRRSPDRDRHRDLEDRDRRASGHRDRERDSRDRESRREKEESRGKEKPEGADRAGTNKTVEPPTSQAGNVDTASELPKGEPGPAVAKPSEELPAEATSSVDPEKDPSSAAEAPR, encoded by the exons ctcttttcaCTTATGGATATGAAACCTCCCATCTCTCGAGCCAAGATGATTCTCATCACGAAAGCTGCTATTAAAGCTATAAag cttTATAAGCATGTGGTTCAAATAGTAGAAAAGTTCATCAAAAAG TGTAAACCAGAATACAAGGTTCCAGGATTATATGTAATTGACTCAATTGTGCGACAGTCTCGTCATCAGTTTGGAACTGATAAAGATGTTTTTGGGCCAAGATTCTCTAAAAACATAACTGCCACATTCCAATATCTGTATCTTTGTCCATCTGAAGATAAG AGTAAAATAGTTCGTGTATTGAACCTTTGGCAAAAAAATGGAGTAttcaaaattgaaattattcAGCCTCTTTTGGACATGGCAGCAGGAACCAGTAATGCTGCTCCAGTAACAGAAAATGTTACTAATAATGAAG gttcACCTCCACCTCCAGTTAAAGTTACTTCTGAACCCCCACAAGCCACTGCAAACTCTGTACCAACTGTACCACAGTTGCCCAGCTCTGATGCTTTTGCTGCTGTGGCCCAACTGTTTCAGACAACTCAAGGTCAACAG CTTCAGCAGATCCTTCAGACTTTTCAACAGCCTCCAAAACCACAGTCTCCCGCCATTGACAATGCTGTGATGGCTCAGGTTCAGGCTATCACAGCTCAGTTAAAGACAGCTCCTACACAACCACCTGAACAAAAAGCTGCTTTCCCCCCACCTGAACAAAAAACTGCATTTGACAAG AAGCTACTTGATAGATTTGATTATGATGATGAGCCAGAAGCTGTGGAAGAATCCAAGAAAGAAGATGCTGTTGCCCCCTCGGCCACCACAACACCTGCTCCTGCCGCTGTTGTGCCCACTAcgcctgctgctgccgccgcaCCTTCTGTGGCTGCGCCCACTGCCTCTCCTCCACAGGCACCCTT TGGGTTTCCTGGAGATGGCATGCCACAACCAGCATATACCCAACATCAGAACATGGATCAGTTCCCGCCTCGAATGATGACAGTGCAGCAGGATCCAGTGCACCATCAG gtTCCACTTCCTCCTAATGGACAGATGCCAGGCTTTGGCCTTCTTCCTACACCTCCGTTTCCTCCCATGGCTCAGCCCGTGATTCCTCCAACTCCACCTGTGCAGCAGCCCTTCCAAACTTCCTTTCAGGCACAAAATGAGCCACTTACACAGAAGGCACATCAG gaaatggaAGTAGAACAACCTTGTATTCAAGAGGCTAAGCGGCACATATCTGATCACAGAAAGTCAAGATCTAGATCGGCATCCAG GTCACCAAAAAGGAGACGATCTCGATCTGGTTCTAGATCTCGAAGGTCTCGTCATCGACGTTCTCGATCTCGGTCCAGAGATAGACGCCGACATTCTCCTCGGTCTCGATCCCAAGAACGACGGGatcgagaaaaggaaagagagcgCCGACAAAAAGGCCTTCCTCAGATCAAAGCGGAAACCGCGAGTG tttGTAGTACTACACTCTGGGTAGGACAGCTGGACAAAAGGACTACTCAGCAGGATGTTGCCAGTCTTTTAGAAGAGTTTGGTCCAATTGAATCAATTAAC ATGATCCCTCCCAGAGGTTGTGCCTATATTGTTATGGTTCATAGGCAAGACGCTTACCGTGCCCTGCAGAAACTCAGCCGAGGGAACTACAAAGTGAACCAGAAATCCATAAAG ATTGCCTGGGCCCTAAACAAAGGAATAAAGGCAGATTATAAGCAGTATTGGGATGTAGAACTTGGTGTTACTTATATTCCATGGGACAAAGTCAAGCCTGAAGAACTGGAGAGTTTCTGTGAAGGAGGAATGTTGGACAGTGATACACTTAATCCAG ATTGGAagggaattcccaagaagcatgaaaatgaagttgctcaaaATGGAGGAACCGAAACCGCACACACAGAAGCAGTGTCACCCATCCCTAAACCTCTGCCTGTGCCTGTCCCTCCCATCCCTGTGCCCGCGCCTATAACAGTGCCGCCTCCACAG gtcCCTCCACATCAGCCAGGACCTCCTGTAGTTGGTGCTCTCCAGCCACCTGCTTTCACGCCTCCTTTGGGAATTCCACCTCCAGGTTTTGGTCCTGgtgttcctcctcctccacctccgccACCATTTTTGCGCCCAGGATTCAACCCAATGCATTTGCCACCAG GTTTTCTTCCTCCTGGACCCCCACCTCCTATAACTCCACCAGTATCCATTCCTCCTCCTCACACTCCACCAATAAGCATCCCAAACT CTACTATCGCTGGTATAAATGAAGACACTACAAAAGACTTATCTATTGGAAATCCCATTCCAACAGTGGTGTCTGGGGCTAGAGGAAACGCCGAGTCTGGTGACAGTGTGAAAATGTATGGCTCTGCCGTGCCACCTGCTGCACCCACGAATCTGCCTACCCCTCCTGTAACCCAGCCTGTTTCACTTCTTG GTACCCAAGGAGTTGCGCCAGGTCCCGTCATTGGGCTCCAGGCCCCATCCACCGGTCTCCTCGGTGCCCGGCCTGGCCTGATCCCACTCCAGCGCCCACCAGGAATGCCGCCACCTCACTTACAGCGGTTTCCCTTGATGCCACCTCGGCCCATGCCTCCACACATGATGCACCGAGGTCCACCGCCAGGCCCGGGGGGCTTCGGAATGCCTCCGCCTCACGGAATGAAAGGCCCCTTCCCACCCCACGGCCCCTTCGTCAGGCCTGGCGGGATGCCGGGGCTCGGGGGCCCGGGGCCAGGCCCAGGGGGCCCCGAGGACCGCGACGGAAGACAGCCGCCACCGccgcagccgcagcagcagcagcaacagccgcCGCCACAGCAGCCGCCGCCGGCCCAGCAGCCGCCGCCggcccagcagcagccacagccGTTCAGAAACGACAGCAGGCAGCAGCAGTTCAATTCAGGTAGAGACCAAGAGAGGTTTGGAAGAAGATCCTTTGGAAATAGGGTGGAGAATGACCGGGAACGGTACGGGAACCGTACCGATGACCGAGAGAGGAGAGAGTGGGGAAGGAGGAGCCCCGACCGGGACAGGCACCGAGACCTGGAGGACAGGGACAGACGCGCTAGCGGGCATCGAGACAGAGAGAGGGATTCCAGG